In Fimbriiglobus ruber, a genomic segment contains:
- a CDS encoding beta strand repeat-containing protein has product MRPLWLRSLFGRQYTYTRRASQKRTTKLRIESLEHRVVPSTVTFASNILTYTAGSGVSNNVSVTLSGSNYVITDSAETISFDPSAFPNSTGSGSNTVDIATTDASGITGVTLNLVDGSDTVTNVGLTAENLTINNTGTLTLGTGQIQTTTGNIAINNSGTLLTLGGPILTTTGNISVNGSQQVTLTDAAQIGGTVTSTGTAPTAAYTYSNQTTGTISINANQGGSGSSGFNQAGGWLITSNNTANAVAISVNTAGGGTGNATIGLAKVGTAIGSYYTVNANGGSILWSNDPAVTGPWTGSPPAPPPQTSAMQGTANGGSDTSDIYAYNYVFTTSGAASAIGTSTATIQTFEESSSGTTTLTAGSGGAYQVDWGSPLILDGATATGAGNIRVVTANAGGHNLTVAGPVNTGSGSIYLAADDDLYIQGAVGSSTFSGTVSLFANRDVGNTSTLNFNANGSITTTNTSSTAVTLTGYSENGTAAGSMTVGNITTGNGGTITLTTVPATSSSGGVISGFTSGVVLNAGATGTVTIKTRPYVTSIASAVGTATAPLNVVAGTVNISALSYDSPTTASPLTYAPNTPAIYVSTPGNSSGNTNFNVNIAVGPPPTPPVTPTPPPFAAIPIVLTTTAGTLTVSAASGNLNNGTMTLNGAAGVILNAALGNTTTGAITINGPLSGSANIVNNAAAVTVSQSSDSSYSGLISGATNFTKSGPGNLSLTNTAAQTYTGTTTVSAGTLTPTGNISSTGAVTVAAGATLANSGTATTIGGAVTDNGTLSPGGPRPSARWGPVNSHLRRPAPSPPTSTAPRRAPATTR; this is encoded by the coding sequence ATGCGTCCTCTCTGGTTGCGTTCTTTGTTCGGGCGTCAATACACCTACACCCGCCGGGCCAGTCAGAAACGCACAACAAAACTTCGGATCGAATCGCTCGAACACCGGGTCGTGCCGTCGACGGTTACCTTCGCGTCCAACATCCTCACGTACACCGCCGGGTCGGGAGTTAGCAACAACGTCTCGGTTACCCTCTCCGGATCTAACTACGTCATTACTGATTCCGCCGAAACGATTAGTTTCGACCCGTCGGCTTTTCCGAACTCGACCGGTTCCGGTTCTAACACCGTCGACATAGCCACGACCGACGCTTCGGGCATCACCGGGGTCACGCTGAATCTTGTCGACGGGTCGGACACGGTGACCAACGTCGGCCTGACCGCGGAGAACCTGACGATCAACAACACCGGCACCCTGACCCTGGGCACCGGCCAAATTCAGACGACCACTGGCAACATCGCCATCAACAATTCCGGCACCCTGCTCACACTCGGCGGCCCGATTCTGACCACGACCGGTAACATCAGCGTCAACGGCAGTCAGCAGGTGACGTTGACCGACGCGGCGCAAATCGGCGGAACGGTAACGTCGACCGGAACCGCTCCGACCGCCGCGTACACATATTCCAACCAGACGACCGGAACCATTTCGATCAACGCCAACCAAGGCGGGTCGGGGTCGTCGGGGTTCAACCAGGCCGGCGGCTGGCTCATTACCAGCAACAACACCGCCAACGCTGTTGCCATCAGCGTGAACACAGCCGGCGGCGGGACCGGCAACGCGACCATCGGCCTGGCGAAAGTCGGGACGGCGATCGGTTCCTATTACACGGTCAACGCGAACGGCGGCAGTATCCTCTGGAGTAACGACCCCGCGGTCACCGGCCCCTGGACTGGCAGTCCGCCGGCGCCGCCACCGCAGACGTCGGCGATGCAAGGCACGGCCAACGGGGGATCGGACACGTCCGATATCTATGCGTACAACTACGTCTTTACGACGTCTGGGGCCGCGTCGGCGATCGGGACCTCGACGGCAACGATCCAGACGTTTGAGGAGAGTTCTTCGGGTACGACGACACTGACGGCCGGCAGCGGCGGGGCGTACCAGGTCGACTGGGGGTCGCCGCTCATTCTCGACGGGGCAACCGCGACCGGGGCGGGAAATATCCGCGTCGTCACTGCCAACGCGGGCGGCCATAACTTGACCGTGGCGGGGCCGGTAAACACCGGTTCGGGCAGCATCTACCTTGCCGCGGACGACGATTTGTACATCCAAGGTGCGGTCGGGAGTTCGACTTTCTCCGGGACGGTATCGCTCTTCGCCAACCGCGACGTGGGCAATACTAGCACTCTCAATTTCAACGCGAACGGGTCGATCACGACTACGAACACAAGTTCCACCGCGGTCACCCTGACGGGGTATAGCGAAAACGGAACGGCCGCCGGTTCCATGACGGTGGGTAACATCACGACCGGGAACGGCGGGACCATCACTCTCACCACGGTGCCCGCAACGTCTTCGTCGGGCGGTGTCATTTCGGGTTTCACGAGTGGCGTCGTTCTGAATGCGGGGGCCACTGGCACCGTTACCATCAAAACGCGGCCGTACGTTACGAGTATTGCCAGCGCAGTCGGGACCGCGACGGCACCGCTCAACGTCGTCGCCGGCACCGTCAATATCAGTGCCCTTTCCTATGATTCTCCGACCACCGCGTCTCCCCTAACTTACGCGCCCAACACACCGGCAATTTACGTCAGCACGCCAGGCAATTCGTCCGGCAACACGAACTTCAATGTCAACATCGCGGTGGGGCCCCCGCCTACCCCGCCGGTGACACCCACCCCTCCGCCGTTTGCCGCCATACCTATTGTCCTCACGACGACCGCCGGTACCCTGACGGTCTCAGCCGCGTCTGGCAACCTTAACAACGGCACGATGACTCTGAACGGTGCGGCCGGGGTGATCCTGAACGCCGCCCTCGGTAACACCACGACCGGGGCGATTACGATCAATGGCCCCCTGAGTGGGTCGGCCAACATCGTCAACAATGCCGCGGCCGTCACCGTCTCGCAATCCTCGGACTCCTCCTATAGCGGCCTGATCAGTGGTGCGACCAATTTCACGAAATCCGGCCCCGGCAACCTGAGTCTGACCAACACCGCGGCCCAGACGTACACCGGCACCACCACGGTCAGTGCCGGCACGCTGACGCCCACCGGCAACATCTCCAGTACCGGGGCCGTCACGGTCGCGGCCGGTGCGACGCTGGCGAACAGCGGAACGGCGACAACCATTGGCGGCGCGGTCACCGACAACGGCACGCTCTCGCCGGGGGGGCCGCGGCCGTCGGCGCGCTGGGGACCGGTAAACTCACACTTGCGTCGACCGGCACCTTCACCGCCAACCTCAACAGCACCACGGCGGGCACCGGCTACGACCAGGTGA